Proteins encoded together in one Salmo trutta chromosome 3, fSalTru1.1, whole genome shotgun sequence window:
- the LOC115169404 gene encoding NXPE family member 3-like, with translation MGRLLQLLILALIILICIYLLFVCQFNQCLLNVSPSNHLKYNHTGFTSHCSGITNRTFTPTNDSLISKEEWESLLTELQWSLPPVFLLSTDEATNPTKCSFSVVNPNSNHTVGGFIDVILIARDTKNRIKTYGGDFFQAKLFNSELKASTYGAVTDHFNGTYTARLALLWPGPAKVSIRLVHSSEAVQVLCRQREQDPDKVYFQGYFEEGGKQETAMCNAQRSPRLVGNNSQCCCEYREPVTGETWFCRRPSSLPCLALTYHSMGGYQAVLSKLETTLLKSSTNIIVPGDNSAIDVQQQDTEIRSQTKCRPGLHTSVPAGFYLLDHWTSLVCDSKYFPSAKLISGCLKDKQILMMGDSTLRQWFDYLEKTVPTLKRLNLHTSSKSGPFEAVDTQSNTRIIWRAHGIPIRTSKTPWADLHYIASEVEGLAGGAHSVVVFTIWAHFTTYPLAMYAHRLVIIRRAVASLLRRSPTTLVVIKSANTGYKDVYGSDWLSWQLDMALREIFRDLPVVLIDVWQMTSCHYSPDNIHPSSVVIQNEVDLFLSFVCPQ, from the exons GTATGTCAATTCAACCAGTGCCTACTGAATGTGTCACCATCCAATCATCTCAAATACAACCACACTGGCTTCACAAGTCATTGTAGTGGTATCACCAACAGGACATTTACACCAACCAATGACTCCTTAATAAGTAAAGAGGAATGGGAATCTCTGCTCACAGAGCTACAATGGTCACTACCGCCTGTTTTCCTCTTATCCACAGATGAGGCCACAAACCCCACTAAGTGTTCATTCTCTGTTGTCAACCCCAATTCAAACCACACAGTTGGAGGGTTTATAGATGTGATTTTGATAGCTAGAGATACTAAAAACAGGATCAAAACCTATGGAGGTGACTTTTTTCAGGCCAAGTTGTTTAACTCAGAACTTAAGGCCAGTACTTATGGAGCTGTAACAGACCACTTTAATGGCACCTACACTGCCCGCTTGGCCCTGCTTTGGCCCGGACCTGCCAAGGTGTCCATCCGCCTAGTGCACTCCAGTGAGGCCGTGCAGGTACTGTGTAGGCAAAGGGAACAGGACCCAGATAAGGTCTACTTCCAAGGCTACTTTGAGGAGGGTGGCAAGCAGGAAACGGCGATGTGCAATGCCCAGAGAAGTCCTAGGCTGGTGGGGAACAACTCACAGTGTTGCTGTGAGTACAGAGAGCCAGTCACTGGGGAGACCTGGTTCTGTCGTCGGCCATCTTCCCTGCCTTGCCTTGCTTTGACCTACCACAGCATGGGCGGTTACCAGGCAGTACTCTCCAAGTTGGAGACGACCCTTCTAAagag TTCCACAAACATTATTGTACCAGGTGACAATTCAGCTATCGATGTCCAGCAACAGGACACTGAAATCC gaTCACAAACAAAATGTCGTCCTGGTTTGCACACCTCAGTACCAGCTGGATTCTACCTCTTGGATCACTGGACGTCCCTGGTGTGTGACTCAAAATACTTTCCCTCAGCTAAACTGATATCTGGATGCCTGAAGGACAAACAGATCCTTATGATGGGTGACTCCACTCTCCGTCAGTGGTTCGACTACCTGGAGAAAACTGTTCCAA cattgaaacgCCTGAACCTTCACACATCAAGCAAATCGGGCCCCTTTGAGGCAGTCGACACCCAGTCCAACACCCGCATCATCTGGCGGGCCCATGGGATACCTATACGGACAAGCAAGACCCCCTGGGCTGACCTCCACTACATCGCCAGTGAGGTGGAGGGTCTGGCAGGGGGTGCACACTCTGTAGTTGTCTTCACCATCTGGGCTCATTTCACCACGTACCCACTGGCTATGTACGCACACCGTCTGGTCATCATCCGTAGGGCTGTGGCGTCGCTCCTAAGACGATCTCCCACTACTCTGGTAGTGATCAAGTCAGCCAACACGGGCTACAAGGATGTGTACGGCAGTGACTGGCTCTCCTGGCAGCTCGACATGGCACTCAGGGAAATATTCAGGGACCTGCCTGTGGTCCTCATCGACGTTTGGCAGATGACCTCCTGCCACTATTCTCCGGACAACATTCACCCGTCCTCTGTGGTGATCCAAAATGAAGTGGATCTCTTCCTGTCCTTTGTTTGTCCTCAGTGA